GCCTAGATCTGATGTTGGAACAAACTATTTTTGCGAAAAACCCTTGACACTACCAATATATAAAAATAGATACACAAACAAACAATCGTGCAATCAACTGTTTGCAAAATTTGTAAAAAAAATATAGCCACGGCATTTTAACCCGAAAGTTTCTTTGCAGGCATTTCCCGATCAAGACCGAGGGTGGGCTCTCACGGCACGAAACCGTGATCCCCCCCCCACGTTTTCCCCGCCTAGAGAGCCGAGCGTATTTGATAAGCAACACACCTGGAATTTCGGGCATCCAGCCCTAACGCAAGCCCTCAGCCACCAAGCAACATCATTGCTGGTGGCTGAGGGCTAGTAGCACTAGATTCACTCAGCGGTTCTTACAAACTGTTCTAAACGAGCAATATCACTGGACGGCATCATGAGACTTTAACAAGCCAGGACACAAAAGCCTCCCGGCATAGGCACGAAAAAAGTAGCCAAAGCATCTAGCTACACACAGCAAAAACTCCAAGATTCGCAAGAATTAGCGTTTAGCCGTTCGTTCCACCATTACCTTCGCAAATGGCAATAAGGCCTATCAAATCATCTTCACAAAACTTGGGGGCTAGATAACCTGATACATGAATATGCATGAAGCATCTCTACGAGATGGAAAAGGAGAACGAGCTGAAACGGGAACAGGAAAAGGAAGGAAATGTAGCCTAGATCTGATGTTGGAACAAACTATTTTTGCGAAAAACCCTTGACACTACCCCCGCTAGGAAGCGGTCCATGACTTCAGCCTTGTAGCCGGTAATGAAGATTGTCTCGGAAGGGACGAGTAGCCGAGCGTCACCCACAATCCAGTCAATGATGGTCTTTCCGCCGACGGGCAGCAGGCACTTGGGCAGGGTATTGGTGTAGGGGCGCATGCGCTCGCCCTTGCCTGCAACGGGCAGAATAATCTTCATAAAAATCCTATATATTCCCTTTCAAATATTCAATACTTCTCACTGTTTCATTCGCAATTTTTTCATTCACAGGCGTATAATCTATCGCAGTCTCAAGAATTTTTGGCAAGTCATCTAAATTGTGAGCAATGCGAGAATCCAAGTTAAACTGCTCTAGCAAATGAGTCAATTTATTACTATTCATCCCACGAACAATAGTCGCAAACGGTCGGTTGTATTTGATAGAAAATACAGAACCATGGAACGTATCCGTCACAATATAGGACGCATTCTTGAAATAGGCAAGTACTTCAAAAGGATGCGGTACAACCACATCGTCACACCAAGAGAAATAGTGTCCAACAGAAATCAGCTTCAGGCCTTTCGATTTTGCAAAGGATTTAATCGCAGCAATTTCACCTTTGTCCTTGATACGCCCCGGATATGTATACACAATCATATAATCTTTCAAGGGAATAGTTACAGGTAAAAGATGGTCATAATTATAAATCAAAACAGGATCCAAATGTTTTTCGGGTTCAACACCCGTAAGGGCTTTTACTGCATCAAAACTATTGGCGTCGCGGACGGAAACTTTATCCATCTTTGAAAGTAGACTTGCAACAACATCCTTTATACCGAGTTCCTGCAACTTTTCAACGGTTGTAGCGCCAAAAGAACCTGCGTAAGAAATAACTTTTTCTGCATTCAAGCCTTCACCAAAAAGTTGACGAGAAAAACCAAACCATGTCACTTGTGCACAGTTAAATACTTCATCGCTTCCAATAACCACCACATCGTAATGTTCTTTGTTTTCAACAGGCTTTACGCCCAACTCAGGCAAGAATTCTTTTGAAAACCGAGTCTGGAAACGCTTAATGGTTTTAAATCGCTTAACAAAGTCAATTCCTGCCAAACGTTGAATTAGTAGTTTAATCTTATGAAATTTACTGATTTTATACACCCCCAGTTGTTCACCGGGAACAATGTTGATAAAATCACAAGCATGCCCAAGCGATTCAATATTATGTTTTAACGAGTATGCCTGCAAAAAAGAACCGTAGTTCTTTACCTGCTGCATGGATAGAATTGCCACTTTCATAACGATTTCACCTTGTTATAAATTCGCTTGACAAAACTGAATAAGCCCAATTTAGAAGAATATTCTTTAATTATTTCCTTCAGATTTCGATTCGTCAAACCATATTTTTTCCCAATTTTTTTCAGCGACATTTGTTCATTCAAAAAATCCCGAATAATTTCATCCCTTTGGGGATGACAAGGAGAAGCATTTGTCAAATTATGATTTTCTATTAAAGCTTCATCCAAAGTTCTCTCCTCAACAAACGATTCTTCGTCTAAAGACTTTATTGCGTTCAGCCCTTTCTCTGTATTCGCTAAAACAAGTGACACGCCATTCATTGTGTCATATTTAAAGGAAAATCCATGACGACCGATTCCCCAAAAATCCGCCAAAGTGATGTCCCCAATTCGGGGAATCTTAGCATAGCTGCAGG
This genomic stretch from uncultured Fibrobacter sp. harbors:
- a CDS encoding polysaccharide pyruvyl transferase family protein gives rise to the protein MKVAILSMQQVKNYGSFLQAYSLKHNIESLGHACDFINIVPGEQLGVYKISKFHKIKLLIQRLAGIDFVKRFKTIKRFQTRFSKEFLPELGVKPVENKEHYDVVVIGSDEVFNCAQVTWFGFSRQLFGEGLNAEKVISYAGSFGATTVEKLQELGIKDVVASLLSKMDKVSVRDANSFDAVKALTGVEPEKHLDPVLIYNYDHLLPVTIPLKDYMIVYTYPGRIKDKGEIAAIKSFAKSKGLKLISVGHYFSWCDDVVVPHPFEVLAYFKNASYIVTDTFHGSVFSIKYNRPFATIVRGMNSNKLTHLLEQFNLDSRIAHNLDDLPKILETAIDYTPVNEKIANETVRSIEYLKGNI
- a CDS encoding sugar phosphate nucleotidyltransferase, encoding MKIILPVAGKGERMRPYTNTLPKCLLPVGGKTIIDWIVGDARLLVPSETIFITGYKAEVMDRFLAGVVSRVFRKNSLFQHQI